The genomic stretch TAAAATTACTTATTTTAATGAATAAGACAGTTGCACACTATCTTATATTATCTTATTAAGGCTGTTGTACTCATGATATTCCGTGATTTGATGTGACTGTTTTGAATCTGCTTCAGACTCTCCAGTAGTTTACATCCCAAGATTCACCATCCTCCTGCTCactttggctttttttgtgtttaccaTTTGTTTCCACAAAAAGGTAGGTCAACTATGCTCACGAAAATGTTCTCAATCTGTATGCAGTGTGTGGGGAGTGCATTAAAGACAACTGCTCCTGTGTCTTTCCaggccactagggggcagcaACCAGGAGGCCAGGAGAGGGTCAAGCTTGATCATTATGACCTTGGTGCTTCCAGAGCTGACGGTTTGCTAAATGTAGAGGCAGCAGCCCAAAGCAGAGATATCTAAGAAGCTAATCTGGGACCCAAAGAGATCATTCAGGTTTTTCTTAATGCCATTTTAGTCAAAACTGACAGTGACAGAATTGTATCTCCACTTTGTACTCCACACATGTTGTCTTCTTCCTTGTCAGAACCTGGTGCCTACAATACCCACGGTGCAACTCAACTGCCGAGAGTTCAGTCAGAGATTCATGTGTGTTATGGTAGTGGCAGCCCATGTAGCCACAGATGTCTGGTATACTCTGTTCCTTTTGACTTCACATTAACAGAATCATTTAATTTCCAAACTTCAGATCCAGCTGATGTTGCTGACTCAAGTCACATCATTTGAGGGGGTTTTGCAGATATGCAGtttttcaaaacaacacatacatGTCATGGTGTTTTATGAAAAATCCATGACATTCCCTTCAAGTCCAAAATTATACTGCTTGAGTATTTATCTTGATATGCATATTGttcaaaaacaacatgtcaAAAGCTGTTAGTCACTCaagtaagaaaacaaaatgtaaagttcTGCATGTAAGCCGATTATTATTGAATTTAGAATCAATGTAAATGCATGTATAAAagtataatttaaaaaacaaatctcgGTGATGGTAtgagaaaaaactgttttaaatctAATATAGACCAGCTGTACAGACTTGGGAAAGTGTTCATTAGTTGActcaaaatagatttttttataaGGAATATCTGTGTACTTTTGCTTAGCCAATTATTTAATGCTGCAAAGTGTGCTGTCAGTCATTGTTTTAAGATGTGCTGCTtgtaaaaacattgaaaaagacatttgtaaaaagaaaactgcaattttattttcctttttgacTGCTTCATACATTTTACCACTCTGAAAAGGTCACAGTCCTGCTGAGACGTACAAATACATATATGCCTTTTTCATGGAGAACAGTTCATTTTCATTATAACAGGTTATAATTGGGACATTATAATTAGGATAATTCATTGTTAACTATTACTGCCTCATCTGTACTTTTGAACAAAAAACTATAAAGTTCCGAACACCTTCTCAAAACCCTGTTTGTCCACCACCTGTCCAAACGTTGTGGAGAAATACAATGTCTCTGGACTGCTGTATCTCTTTAGTTTCCATATTGTTTCATTTACAGCATCTCCGGTATCCCCGATGGTCATTACATCTGTCACAGGCAGGTACATGTCACAGCGTCTACCCCAGAAGTTGAGGTGGGATACTTTGAGTGTGGTCTGGGACGGGTCCAGGTACATCATCCCAACAACCCTCCTGAAGAAGTGACTGGCAGCGTATAGCATGGCACCAGCGAACAGCGCTATCCCTGTTGTGTAGCTGACAAGAAAGAAGGAGACTTGTCCTTGGAAGTAGAAGAAAAACACTGGGGGCAAGATGACCACTGTGATGGCAGTCTGGAGCAGTTTAAGCCTGGACACGGCTCTGAGGTGCTTAATGTGCGGCAGCCTGTAAATCAGAGTGTATTTCTCTGTGGACAGGTCAGAGTACCTGACCAGGCCTGTGACTGCAGGTATAAGGGGTCCATGGAAGCTCGGCTTGATTGGTGTGTGACCCGGTGAATGAGCCTGCATCACCCCATTAGGTATCCGACCTGTGAGTAGGCATGACCGCCTGGTGCAGGACAGAATGCGGGAGGTTAACCTGTGATGGAGCACTGACCTGATCTGTGGGAGAAGGACAGATATATTTGACCAAAACCATTTGCAAATTAATTCAACgattgacagaaaatgtgtgagcaaaatgtatatatatattttaattatgcCAACTCCGGTTccagtaaatatatatttgcTGTATTTCTTAGTGTTGTGAAGATGATCTCCAGGCTTTTGACTGGGAaatttttaccattttctgacattctaCCTGCCAAACTATTAAGCAACTAAATAATGAGCAGATAAATTAATACACTCCATTTTTATTATACAAATAAATTCAAGAGACCATATAACCCCCACTAGCTAAACATTAGAAAGTTTAAGCTaaattttaaacattaatagTTGATCAAGTTAATTGAATTGCATGAcattatgtgttgtgtttgtgtgtaattatGGCGACACTATGCATAACATTATATCTGCATTATGTAGATGAGTAACAGTTTTTAAATTCAGATTCAGTCCCCAAGAATCCTCCTTGCAACCAGTTGGataaaattatgaacaaatTAATATAAGAAATAAAGCATATTCACCTGTCTTGTTTTAATCAACTATACGGATGGCTGAACAAAGAAAAACcatctacatttattttttaggtATGAGAATCAGAGATAGGCTGGCCACAGACCTTCTGTTATGGCTGTCATACATCCAAGGTAAAGCATCAGTTAGCTTATCTGGCTAATTTAACTTTCATATTATTTTATGATGTCTCGCAAAGAGTGACAGTTACGATAACGTTTGAGGAAGAAGGAGGCTCACCATGATCGCCGACAGAagagggaaaacacagaaacacgaATGTCCTTTTTAGAAATGACACATACCAAAGCACACACTTGAGGAGGTTAGCTAACATGTAGCATAAAGTTAGCTACACCCTGACCCGGAAGTACTCCACAATGttaaccgtttttttttttgttttttttttaatcttttgtgTGTTCGTGTGCCCCCTAGTGGGAAGGTTATGCATAATCACTTAAGACAtattcatttgactttttattaaAATCTCTCTTGAAACTCAATCTGGAAATGTGACTGTGAAATAATTCCGGTTAGTGGGAGCGACACGTAACGTGCGGCAGAGCTGTCGAGATGTCACTTCCGCCGCTGAGAGCAACAAGCTACATAACAGACACACGGACGCTCCTCTGGCTCAAGTCACTAGTTAATGTTACCGCCAGGCGCGACGGAGCATGACTTTATCTGAATTAGAGACTTTGAAGAGTGTAGCAGGACtgtcagctaacattagctagcgtTGGCAGTGTCTGGCGGTGCATCAGCTACCAGGCGGTGCTTCTTCCTGTTCTTCGACAggtcagggagagagagagagagagggacaacAATGCTGCAGCTCGGAGATGAAGTCACTCTGTACTCGGTCGTCTTCGTGCTCGTCCTGCTGGGGACCCGGAGCCCGCTGTGGACGACCGGCCTCACCGCCTCCCTCTACCTCTTTATGGCCATGTTCCGGTTCCCCCAGGTACCGAGCAGCCGGGCCCAGCAGGTGCTGCACCCGGCCAAGGGCACGGCAGGCTCCGGCAAGGTGTCAGTGGTAGCTCACCGGGGCGGTGGGCACGACGCACCTGAGAACACGCTGAGAGCCATCCGGGAGGTGAGAGAGGAGGCTGTAGTGGGGTCTCTTATCCTGCACATGGTTCTCCAGCATCCCCATCCCGACATGCCATAGTTCTGTAAGCTGACAGGGGGCTAAATGTCCCTTTAAACAACTTACTTAAGCTGCACACTCTGTCCACGCTGCGATTCACTGAACTGTACTATCCACTGGAGGCCAGTGGTAAAACACATGAATGTTTGGAAAGTCACAATTAGGCACCACATTTCTAATCTGCAACTCTGATAACAATAcctttatacatatatatctatatctatatctatatatatatatatatatatatatatatatatatacacacacacacacacacacacacacacacatgcatacaaagACATAACACAAGCAAACATAAttgcaaaaatgtgttgttttttttcaaatcccCATCTCCGTGCTCTAGAGTGTCCATCTACACAATGGAAATACTGTATTTAGATTAAAGCTTCCTTTTTTGGCACAGCAGTATCTTGTTATTTATTGGTCATGACCAGAAACAGATCCTCCCCAATTAGTTAAAACTGTCTTATTTGTCTATGGTGCTCTAGGCCAGTAAGAATGGGGCGACAGGCGTGGAGTTGGACCTGGAGTTCTCAGCAGATGGCATCCCGATACTGATGCATGATGAGACTGTGGACAGGACCAC from Sparus aurata chromosome 1, fSpaAur1.1, whole genome shotgun sequence encodes the following:
- the tmem186 gene encoding transmembrane protein 186 isoform X1; this translates as MIRSVLHHRLTSRILSCTRRSCLLTGRIPNGVMQAHSPGHTPIKPSFHGPLIPAVTGLVRYSDLSTEKYTLIYRLPHIKHLRAVSRLKLLQTAITVVILPPVFFFYFQGQVSFFLVSYTTGIALFAGAMLYAASHFFRRVVGMMYLDPSQTTLKVSHLNFWGRRCDMYLPVTDVMTIGDTGDAVNETIWKLKRYSSPETLYFSTTFGQVVDKQGFEKVFGTL
- the tmem186 gene encoding transmembrane protein 186 isoform X2; the protein is MQAHSPGHTPIKPSFHGPLIPAVTGLVRYSDLSTEKYTLIYRLPHIKHLRAVSRLKLLQTAITVVILPPVFFFYFQGQVSFFLVSYTTGIALFAGAMLYAASHFFRRVVGMMYLDPSQTTLKVSHLNFWGRRCDMYLPVTDVMTIGDTGDAVNETIWKLKRYSSPETLYFSTTFGQVVDKQGFEKVFGTL